One window of Salminus brasiliensis chromosome 16, fSalBra1.hap2, whole genome shotgun sequence genomic DNA carries:
- the LOC140536882 gene encoding trace amine-associated receptor 6-like — MDDTVNYSINLTVQYCFPGNSASCRKEVRSGPGNILLFIVLSCVSVCTVFLNLLVIISISHFKQLHTPTNLLILSLAVADLLVGMFVMPVRIMQLIDSCWYLGETACSVSEIIINHSMTASLYSLVLIAVDRYIAVSDPLLYSTRITVSKTVLFISLGWSLGLLFIIIYLYINDHLLPSQIISRCYGECVVSVKHSWVIVDLVLCFLTPCSVILILYSIIFIAARRQAKAVRAVTDASKRHGSANSSETKAAKTLGIVIFVYLACWIPFYISSLSVESLTTSLMVYTVFVWVICLNSSVNPLIYAIFYPWFRTSVKFIVTCRIFKFSSSRFNLLPECF; from the coding sequence ATGGACGACACAGTAAACTACAGCATAAACCTCACAGTTCAGTACTGCTTTCCTGGGAACAGTGCATCATGCAGAAAGGAGGTCCGATCAGGCCCCGGGAATATCCTCTTGTTCATTGTCCTCtcatgtgtatctgtgtgcactgtgtttctgaacCTGCTGGTGatcatctccatctctcacttCAAGCAGCTCCACACTCCAACCAACCTGCTCATCCTCTCTCTGGCTGTGGCGGATCTTCTCGTGGGAATGTTTGTTATGCCAGTGAGAATAATGCAGCTGATAGACTCCTGTTGGTATCTTGGAGAAACAGCATGTTCTGTTTCTGAAATAATCATCAACCATTCAATGACAGCATCTCTTTATAGTCTGGTTTTGATTGCAGTTGATCGGTACATTGCTGTCAGTGACCCTCTGCTTTATTCCACTAGAATCACAGTTTCTAAAACTGTTCTGTTCATAAGTCTAGGCTGGTCTTTAGGTCTGTTGTTCATCATCatctatttatacattaatgaTCATCTTCTTCCATCTCAGATAATCTCCAGATGTTATGGAGagtgtgtagtgtctgtaaaacACTCCTGGGTGATCGTTGACCTGGTCCTTTGTTTTCTAACTCCTTGCTCTGTTATACTGATCTTGTATTCAATCATTTTTATTGCTGCAAGACGTCAAGCTAAAGCTGTCAGAGCTGTAACTGATGCTTCAAAGAGACATGGGTCTGCAAACTCTTCTGAAACCAAAGCAGCAAAAACTCTGGGAATTGTGATCTTTGTTTATCTTGCTTGCTGGATTCCATTTTATATAAGTTCTCTATCAGTGGAAAGTTTGACAACTTCGTTAATGGTGTAcactgtgtttgtttgggtAATATGCCTGAACTCCTCTGTGAATCCACTGATCTACGCTATATTCTATCCATGGTTCAGAACATCAGTTAAGTTTATTGTAACTTGTAGAATATttaaattctcatcttcaaggTTTAATTTGCTCCCAGAGTGTTTTTAA
- the LOC140536902 gene encoding trace amine-associated receptor 6-like — MDDTVNYSINLTVQFCFPGNSASCRKEVPRNILLFIVLSCVSVCTVFLNLLVIISISHFKQLHTPTNLLILSLAVADLFVGMFVMPVRIMQLRDPCWYLGETACSASEIIINHSMAASLCSLILIAVDRYIAVSDPLLYSTRITVSKTVLFISLGWSLGLLFIIIYLYNNDHLLPSQIISRCYGECVVSVKHSWVIVDLVLCFLAPCSVILILYSIIFIAARRQAKAVRAVTDASKRHGSANSSETKAAKTLGIVIFVYLACWIPFYISSLSVESVTTSLMVYTVFVWVICLNSSVNPLIYAIFYPWFRTSVKFIVTCRIFKFSSSRFNLLPECF; from the coding sequence ATGGACGACACAGTAAACTACAGCATAAACCtcacagttcagttctgctTTCCTGGGAACAGTGCATCGTGCAGAAAGGAGGTCCCCAGGAATATCCTCTTGTTCATTGTCCTCtcatgtgtatctgtgtgcactgtgtttctgaacCTGCTGGTGatcatctccatctctcacttCAAGCAGCTCCACACTCCAACCAACCTGCTCATCCTCTCTCTGGCTGTGGCGGATCTTTTCGTGGGAATGTTTGTTATGCCTGTGAGAATAATGCAGCTGAGAGACCCCTGTTGGTATCTTGGAGAAACAGCATGTTCTGCTTCTGAAATAATCATCAACCATTCAATGGCAGCATCTCTCTGTAGCCTGATTTTGATTGCAGTTGATCGGTACATTGCTGTCAGTGACCCTCTGCTTTATTCCACTAGAATCACAGTTTCTAAAACTGTTCTGTTCATAAGTCTAGGCTGGTCTTTAGGTCTGTTGTTCATCATCATCTATTTATACAATAATGATCATCTTCTTCCATCTCAGATAATCTCCAGATGTTATGGAGagtgtgtagtgtctgtaaaacACTCCTGGGTGATCGTTGACCTGGTCCTTTGTTTTCTAGCTCCTTGCTCTGTTATACTGATCTTGTATTCAATCATTTTTATTGCTGCAAGACGTCAAGCTAAAGCTGTCAGAGCTGTAACTGATGCTTCAAAGAGACATGGGTCTGCAAACTCTTCTGAAACCAAAGCAGCAAAAACTCTGGGAATTGTGATCTTTGTTTATCTTGCTTGCTGGATTCCATTTTATATAAGTTCTCTATCAGTGGAAAGTGTGACAACTTCGTTAATGGTGTAcactgtgtttgtttgggtAATATGCCTGAACTCCTCTGTGAATCCACTGATCTACGCTATATTCTATCCATGGTTCAGAACATCAGTTAAGTTTATTGTAACTTGTAGAATATttaaattctcatcttcaaggTTTAATTTGCTCCCAGAGTGTTTTTAA